The window AAGACGTCGGGCACTTTCGGATTCACGTCGCGGTCCATGCCCTATGCGCAGGCCAATCAATTGTTCAAAGGCTGACGATGCGGTTTAGGTGGTGGCTGTTGTTGATGCTGTTGATCATCGGGGCGGCGGGCGTGAGCGTCTGGCGCGGCTGGATTTCGCTGCCGCCCCAGTGGAACCCTTGGGCACCGCTGGACGTGAAGGCCAAGCCGAACGTTCTGACGCGCTACAAACTGATGCGCCTGCGTGATGATCCGCAATTGTGTGATCAGGCCTTGAGCAGTTCCGGGTTGCGGGTCACGCATCAGGCCGACAGCCCCGGCGCGACGTGTCCATTGATCAACACCTTGCGTGTGCAGGGCGGCGATGTCGCGCTAAGCAGCAGCTTCCTCGCCAGTTGTCGCCTGGCGGTGTCGTTTGCCCTGTTCGAACACCATGCCCTGCAACCCGCCGCACAAGCGGTGTACGGGCAGTCCGTCAGCCGGGTCGATCACCTCGGCAGCTTTGCCTGCCGCAACGTCTACGGCCGCGAAAACGGCAGGCGAAGCCAGCACGCCAGCGCCGATGCGCTGGATATTGCCGGTTTCCGCCTGGCGGACGGTCGGGCCATCAGCGTGCTCAAGGATTGGCCGAAGGATAATCAGGACGCACGGTTTCTGCGCCAGGTTCGCGATGGCGCCTGTGGCTTGTTCAGTGTGGTATTGAGCCCGGACTACAACGCCGCCCATCGCAATCACTTTCATGTCGATGT is drawn from Pseudomonas sp. 31-12 and contains these coding sequences:
- a CDS encoding extensin family protein, producing MRFRWWLLLMLLIIGAAGVSVWRGWISLPPQWNPWAPLDVKAKPNVLTRYKLMRLRDDPQLCDQALSSSGLRVTHQADSPGATCPLINTLRVQGGDVALSSSFLASCRLAVSFALFEHHALQPAAQAVYGQSVSRVDHLGSFACRNVYGRENGRRSQHASADALDIAGFRLADGRAISVLKDWPKDNQDARFLRQVRDGACGLFSVVLSPDYNAAHRNHFHVDVGPWWVCR